The Aedes albopictus strain Foshan unplaced genomic scaffold, AalbF5 HiC_scaffold_145, whole genome shotgun sequence genome segment AAGAGCGAAGTCTTTTGAAGAATCTGGTTCGATCTCCCCAGTTCGTCTTAAAACTTCGTCTTCGTTCGATAAAAAGTTGCGAATCTCAAACCCGCCCTTGGAATGGACGAACTTGACATCGTTTACCACTCGTACGGCTTCGTCAATTGTCCGGAAGCTGTCCAGGTAGTCGTCTACGTAGTGGTGCTCTTTGATGGCCGCAGCTGCTCGAGGGTAGTGTTGCGCATACTGCTCGGCATTAGCGTTCTTCACGAACTGGGCAGAAGATGGAGAGCAGGTGGAACCGAACATGGTGACTTCTATGGCGTAGACCTGAACGGCTTCATCGGGATTGCGCCGGAATACAAACATCTGAGCGTTCCGGTCACTCGCTTGCAACTTAATTTGGAGAAACATCTCCCTGATATCCCCCGAAACTGCTATCGGAAAAAGTCGGAAGCCGCTGAGTACTCTGGGTAGAGGTGTGAGAAGGTCGGGTCCTTTCAACAGGTACGAGTTGAACGAGACCCCAGCGACTTTGGCTGCTGCATCCCATATCAGACGCATTTTCCCAGGTTTCTTTGGGTTAATGACCACTCCTAAGGGAAGAAACCAAGTCTTCCGATGGTCAATAGCAGCCACCTCCGATTCACTGACTTTTCGCACGTAGCCCTTTTGTTCGAAATCGCACAGCTGCTCGTAAATCCGCTGCATCATCGAAGGATTACAGCAAAATTTCTTCTCCAGAGCCTTCATTCGTCGGATAGCCATCGGATATGTCTCTGGAAAGCTCGGTTCGTCGATTTTCCACAGAAGCCCAGTTTCAAAGCCGAGAGCTGTACGTTTAGTTGTGTTCTCCAGTAGTTTCCTCGCTCTTTTCTCCTCGTCAGACTCAAGCTTCTCGTTTGTATTGACGGCTCCGCTGTTCTCCAATGTAAAGAAGTCACGCAGCTGCTCGTTCAAAAGGTCGTCCGAACTCGAGGCTGCTGAGGTGTGGAAGTTAACAGATGCCCTAGCCACTGGTTCCGTCGATGTGCGACCGTAGACTCCCCAACCTAGTCGACACTTGGCGGCTATTGGGTCGAACGGTCCTCCTTCACGCAGCTTCAGAGGAACACCGAGACGCAGATTGTCTAGGCCTATCAGCAACTTCGGTTGAACTACATCGTGATCTTCTATTGGAAGTCCCTTGAGATGAGGGAAGCGCATGGCCATCTCTTGGTAGTTGAAACGCTGTGCCGGCAGAAGTAGACTGCTTACAGTGCGTGCCTGGTGGAGATCGTAGCGATTCGCACTGCACTTTCCCGATATTTTAAGGCTGACTTCTTCAGATCGCAATTCATTGCGCTTCACGTTTCCTGTCCACTGCAGAGTAAGCGGTTTTCTAGGTCCAGAAAGGTCAAGTTCCTTGGCAACTTTCTCTTCCAACATCGTGATTTGTGAACCCTCGTCAATGAAAGCGAAAACAGTAAGGCTTTTGCCGTTTCCATAGAGTACGACAGGCAGAACCCGAAAGAGCGTGTGTCCTCCCAGGGAGCTCCCCGATGACACATTCATAGAATGAGTGGATGTAACGGGAGCAGACGAAGAGTGTAGAAGGGTATGGTGTTTGAGTCGACATCCTGCAAATCCGCACCACTGCCACGACTTACACGGCCATTTGCCATGGTTGTTGAGGCAAGTCCGGCAGAGGCCCTTGTCATGTACCTCCTTCCATCGATCCTCCATGTTTAGGTGCTTGAACTCCGAGCATTCAGCAACTCGGTGGCCCTCACGTTCACAGATGCGACACGTTTTTGGTGGTTTGCGTGTGCTTTCTGTTGTAGATTTGAGTGACGGAGCACTTTCGGTTGCGTGAGCCTGAATCCTTGCTTTTTCTCGGAGACGCTGCTGCTTTTCGCTGTTCAACTCCTTTTGGAAGCCCGGAAGTTCGAAACTCACTTCGCTTGCCGCGGTGACTAGCTTGCCCATGAATTTTCCGAACGTTAGGACAGTGGCTCGTGGTTGTAGGTTTTTGAACGTGGCCCAGTCCATCCTCATGGGCCCTGGCAGCTTCTCGACTAGCTCCTGCATGAGCATTGGGTTGGCCAGATGCTCCTCTTGGTTCGCGGCTTGAAGGTGGTCAACGAAATTTTGTACCGCTAAACCAAACTCCAGAATTGATTCCGGACGATCATGTCTGGGCCCAGGAGTTCGTCGAATCGTCTCGTGTAGGGACCGGATGAGCAGTTCCGGACGGCCGTACAATGTGCGAAGTGTGTTGATCACTTGCGGTACGTTAGCAGGAAGCAAAAGTCTGCAGCGTACTGCATCTCGCGCGTGTCCGGTGAGGCACCTCTGTAGCCGAACAAGATTTTCAGCATTTGAATACCCGCACGCTACTGTGGACTGCTCGAAACTGCTGATGAACATCGGCCAATCAGCTGGGTTTCCGCCGAAGGGTGGCAGATCTTTACCGACGACCTGTCTCGCGGCTATTTGCTGCGAGCTGAGGGCCCCTGGTTGCTCGATATGCTCTAGAAGATTCATCGGTCGGGGTGCTGGAGAATGATTTGCCGCTGATTCCGGGAAATGCTGGACCGGCTCCGTGAACATGTCGTGACGGACCGGACGGGGCTGCGGTGATTGGTGTGCTGCAGAAGGATTTGGAACAGCATCGTACTGCACCGAAGTAGTCCATGCTGGTACATGCCGATGACGTATCGGTTGATGCCGATCATATCCGACATCATTAGAAGTGCAAGAATGATTAAACGCCGGAGCATCTGGGTGAACTACTGGGGTAATCGCTAGTAGAGGTCTTGAAGCGGTCACAAACTGCTGGAAAGGCTCACGGACTGTGGAAGAACGAATTTCCTGACATCCGGCACGGTAACTTGCTTGAGGCAAATTCAGATTGGCAGCGGAGCAAACGATCGGCAAACCGGAAGGAGACGGCGGAGGTGGGTGACGAGCTTCTACGGATACTTCACGTGGAGGTTGTGCTGTGGAAGGGATCTCCGTTCCTCCTGGTACATCGATGGGCGAAGCTTCATTTAGGGCCGAAGAAACTAAATCGGCTTGGGGATTGTTAAGTTTTCCAAGCGTATTTCTTTCGGGCGTCCCGTGGGGTAAGTTCACAGCTAACCAATTCGCAACCTTCTCTCGGGAATTTGTTGTAGATTCGACCACGCTACCACGTTCGGATATTTGCAGGATCACTTCGTTTTTCTTCTCCAGCGATTCTCTGCGTATTAGCTGCTGTTTCAGCATGCGTGCCTTGTCAGCTTCCAATTTACGCTGCCGCAAAAGTGATTCTTCTTCAGCCAACTTCTTCTGCTCTTCCATCTGCTTCCTCTTTTCTTCCAACTGTCTCTGGGCTTCTTCATGTTCCAGCTTCTTcaactcttcttcttcctctatcTCTTTCTGTTTCATCTTCGCCTCTTCTTCGATTAGTTCCAATTGCGCCTTCATGATCGACGAGCGATTGCTCGATGCCATCGACGAAACCTTGCTCCCTATGTGCGAGGGAGGTTTGCTGCCCGATGCATCACCCGACGGTACTCGTCTCGATTGCGAACGCAACCGTGATGAAATATTCGAGTTTGCTGCATTTTTGCCGTGGCACTGCTTGCAGATATACGGCCGACTCGGTGTCGATCCAATCACACCAGCGCAGTCAAAGTGCTCCCGCAGTCGGCATCGATCGCAAACGATCATGTGGGCGTCGGATGAGTTCGGACGCTAGCATGACTTGCATGTAAACTCCGACCGGCTGTGATGTCCATCCATCCTGAATACCCACGtacaaaaattcttttagaatgttGTGGGGGTGGAAAGTTTCCCAAACTCTCTTGAGCAAACCGCGTTTGTAGGTGGTAGGTAAGCTAAAAGCTGAATAAACTTTATTTGAACGATTTCGATTGAGCTATTTTATGTTCAACTTACAATTTTTGGTGACCTTCAAACGGTAGGGTCTTATCACAAGTACACCGGATCGGTCTCGTTACGGCTAGTTCGTGTGCTGTAGGTTAAGGAATTCttaataatacaaactagtttgcTATCAGATATACTTACAAACTGATATAGGAATAGGATTTTCAATTGTTGAACTTTCTATAACTTTTCTCTAGCACGAAGCGTATGTTTAGCGGCTACCTTGAAGATATAATGAAATTCACTAAAGGTTAAATACAGCATAATTTAAGGCAAAGTTTTCTCTACctttgtaccgtaaaccggggtcaaattgatcagcggggtgaaattgtgaaattgatcatttgggtactacattgtaattgcatatcaggaacttctaagcgtcgcaatgatctcaaacttcttactTCATctagttcgtagatgtctagGGATGAGTTTAATCtattattttttagaaataagttagttttgccttatttttttaagaatttgcaatgtatttctcacttagctgaaatcattgccacAGTAAATCGACCACAGTTGATCTGTTGCAGGGGGGTGACGTGACAGGCATTCCCGTTATTACTTCGGAAACAGTTCTTAGTTCAAGGAGCTTACAACTTTCGAGAGAATTTCCGGGGCAACCtcttctagagggatttctggtggaactactagaagaattttcgttggaactcctagagcaattctcgcTGGAAGTACTAGAGGATGCGACTGCGGAAATTCACAGTGGTACTAATACAGAAATACGAGGTGGAacgcctagaagaatttctgctgTAAATCCTACTGGAGTTTCGATCAGAACTcttgaaatttctggtgaaattccttgaaaatttctggatgaattttctggtggaattgacGGTGGGACTACTGGAattattccttatggaattccttaaagGTTGCCAATAATGGAACATCTAGAGCAGTGGAGCTCAGCGCTTTTCGTATTTTACGCTTTCGAGATGTGTTATAAATTTACGCTGGTGTTGTAGCTAACTGGTTATGGAGAAAAACCTGAGTTATATTTTCAATCTTTCGAGATTTACTCGattgcacattggagtaaatcacatcaaaacctgatcataagtggaaaaactcaaaatgaagtaattgggttttccgttgtgtttttgccaagtgtagttatcgtgtaatcgtttgacagctaagcagtgtacaaatgttttgtttacgcttatcagaagaggttaagtgaagctgaagttgagccgttttctttgatataactcacagcgcttGCTatttttgaccgtacaaagtgaatgaaattgatagtcaatcaattcaacaatgcagtttgttaaagaaggttaatgttgttattctgttaatttgaaacccaaacaaattgacgttgaatttacatacaaaatatgaaaatattgaaaaaaatatttgatggaatcctttaccgtacattcaaaatgaaataagttgattttccggctgtttccggaaaatctgcgtttagtgtatgataaaactattgttcctctttcaaatgcagaaagaaaaccttccggatgtttccgatttcaaaagttgcaacactttgaaaaaatcgtgataattatattattatatgatattatttgccttaaaacactatttggcccactgaacgtatttttgctgaaaactagaactcaacagctttcaagcaaaaaaaagaactttaaaatcggtcaactggttcaaaagttgtgattttttgaaaactttagtttcgaaaaatcttgacttttacaatcataaaattggtcaccctaatgacgaaataaaaaaatacgaaaactatgaaatacgtttcattattaatttgggttgcatttgggttgtgaaaatgcgccaaaataattttgatcagttttgatgtactaggtgctccactgtggatTGAGTAAAAAATTAAGCCCGCAGGCCACACTCATTTTTGTCAA includes the following:
- the LOC134284458 gene encoding uncharacterized protein LOC134284458; translated protein: MIVCDRCRLREHFDCAGVIGSTPSRPYICKQCHGKNAANSNISSRLRSQSRRVPSGDASGSKPPSHIGSKVSSMASSNRSSIMKAQLELIEEEAKMKQKEIEEEEELKKLEHEEAQRQLEEKRKQMEEQKKLAEEESLLRQRKLEADKARMLKQQLIRRESLEKKNEVILQISERGSVVESTTNSREKVANWLAVNLPHGTPERNTLGKLNNPQADLVSSALNEASPIDVPGGTEIPSTAQPPREVSVEARHPPPPSPSGLPIVCSAANLNLPQASYRAGCQEIRSSTVREPFQQFVTASRPLLAITPVVHPDAPAFNHSCTSNDVGYDRHQPIRHRHVPAWTTSVQYDAVPNPSAAHQSPQPRPVRHDMFTEPVQHFPESAANHSPAPRPMNLLEHIEQPGALSSQQIAARQVVGKDLPPFGGNPADWPMFISSFEQSTVACGYSNAENLVRLQRCLTGHARDAVRCRLLLPANVPQVINTLRTLYGRPELLIRSLHETIRRTPGPRHDRPESILEFGLAVQNFVDHLQAANQEEHLANPMLMQELVEKLPGPMRMDWATFKNLQPRATVLTFGKFMGKLVTAASEVSFELPGFQKELNSEKQQRLREKARIQAHATESAPSLKSTTESTRKPPKTCRICEREGHRVAECSEFKHLNMEDRWKEVHDKGLCRTCLNNHGKWPCKSWQWCGFAGCRLKHHTLLHSSSAPVTSTHSMNVSSGSSLGGHTLFRVLPVVLYGNGKSLTVFAFIDEGSQITMLEEKVAKELDLSGPRKPLTLQWTGNVKRNELRSEEVSLKISGKCSANRYDLHQARTVSSLLLPAQRFNYQEMAMRFPHLKGLPIEDHDVVQPKLLIGLDNLRLGVPLKLREGGPFDPIAAKCRLGWGVYGRTSTEPVARASVNFHTSAASSSDDLLNEQLRDFFTLENSGAVNTNEKLESDEEKRARKLLENTTKRTALGFETGLLWKIDEPSFPETYPMAIRRMKALEKKFCCNPSMMQRIYEQLCDFEQKGYVRKVSESEVAAIDHRKTWFLPLGVVINPKKPGKMRLIWDAAAKVAGVSFNSYLLKGPDLLTPLPRVLSGFRLFPIAVSGDIREMFLQIKLQASDRNAQMFVFRRNPDEAVQVYAIEVTMFGSTCSPSSAQFVKNANAEQYAQHYPRAAAAIKEHHYVDDYLDSFRTIDEAVRVVNDVKFVHSKGGFEIRNFLSNEDEVLRRTGEIEPDSSKDFALVRSETTESVLGMKWIPADDIFTYTFSIRDDLKPILDENHVPTKREVLKVVMSLFDPLGFVSFFLVHGKVLMQDVWASGIG